One Deltaproteobacteria bacterium genomic window carries:
- a CDS encoding OB-fold domain-containing protein, whose amino-acid sequence MICSYTVVRIAPEAFRADVPYSVLLVDLAPGLRVTARLVGDKGEAGLSVGQPLTFDRVDERGVYWFRSL is encoded by the coding sequence GTGATCTGCTCCTACACCGTGGTCCGGATCGCCCCGGAGGCGTTCCGGGCCGACGTCCCGTATTCCGTTCTTCTGGTCGATCTGGCCCCGGGGCTTCGCGTGACCGCGAGGCTCGTCGGGGACAAGGGGGAGGCAGGTCTGTCCGTGGGGCAGCCGCTGACGTTCGACAGGGTCGACGAGAGGGGCGTCTATTGGTTCCGGTCGTTGTGA